Within the Salvia hispanica cultivar TCC Black 2014 chromosome 4, UniMelb_Shisp_WGS_1.0, whole genome shotgun sequence genome, the region tcaattattttgataagTGTAGTATTATAAAATGCTCAAATCAAAGCAGATAAGTCCCTCAAAGTcaacagataaaaaaaacaataacaacGAACTCTAATAAACCAGCTCCTCATATTATCACAAGATAAAAAtcattaaactaaaaacaaaaaataagctaactaaaaaaatttatatatactactagcTCAATAATTAACTATTCTTAGATTTTTTTCGATTCTTGTATTCTCAATTTAGTAAGGTTGGACAGCCATACATATATCAAGAAGCACACATATCAAAGCAAGCATCGCCGTTACGTTTGATTTCTCCCCTTTCGCTCTAGAAATAGTTCaaaagatttttttgtttgcaaTATAATAGTTGTATTTCTAATTAAAGAAACTATATGCTTTAATTCCATGGCAAAATGCATATGTTTTCATAATGGTGAGAAAATCCTAGCATAATTGTCGGTACTTTAAAATGTATAGATTTTCtcgaaaattaattttatattctttcaaaaaatttgtcatttttgcaACTCAAACCATATTTATCATGAATTACAATAAATGCTAATAGTACTGTGCGTATCATGTACTATAGAgtaaaatgataattaaattattaattacgtACGGATTTAAAACgtgaattaattttacttaacTTGGTTCTTTGGTCCACAATATTTGAAGTCATCATTTGCGGCACAGAAATTGTAACATGGGATAACAAGCTTTATATTGCTTAAACATAGATGATGGAAGcatgtgtatatattaatgatattaatgaATTAGAGGCAATATTAAGCATTGATAACTCAATTAGTTTAGTATGTTGTAGTTTAATTTCGAATAACACTCCATGCACACACCTATATTGACACCAAGATTTGAACTAAAATGtgtcattaattaattgcaaGCTGCAGCTTGgtcatttgattaaaaatatatgtcaACTATCCAAGTTTGATTCAACAGCCAAACTTTAAGAAAACAGTTTATggttttctctttattatgATCAGTTTAACCTCTGATGACACTTAAATCTGTTGTTAAGTAAATGAGAGTGTTAAGTAAATGAGAGTGGAAAAGAGGGTCACAACTTCTAATCCActaacaaaaatacaaaatataatcttttatTCTCCTAATCTAATTTAGTTCAAATTcttgaaagataaaaaaaaaataaaaaaaaattggttatCAGACAAAAGGTATCTAGCGGCGGACCCAATGACTATATACCCTATtctaatttgttgtttttgttgcAAATACTCCAAATCAACGATAAAGTAACATAAAACAAAGAGATCAACAATTTTATGTCAAACCTGCGAAAAAGAGTtccaaacaaaaacaaaaagcGTATCGGTGGCTCCTCCATTaaactttcaaaatatatgtGTATTCTAATTGGGTGAAAATTCTTAGGTGATGTTCGATTTGATGATCAGACAAGATTAACTCATATAAATGTTGTTTAATGGGATAGATAGTAGTATATGATATTAGTCTTTGTCGAACTCTAACAATTTTCCACAATAACCTAACCCTAAGAAAACTAAGGTAACAgtggaaaatttaaaattgttaagCAGCGTTTGACATTTGACTAATAAACATATTAGTACAATATAAGGTTTAAATGTTGTTGTGTTTAATATGAACAAGAAAAGTCCTTGCGTGCATGAAGGGGTACGTTTAGTcgaagaaaaattattaatatcttGAATTTAACCAATTAATCTTGGAAGTATACTTAACTATTCATCACCCTAAGTTGATTATAATTCCTTAATGGgatttaaattgaaaagtgAGCCAAAATCATTGACTTTCTACACCATTTTTCTTGGAATTTTCGTACTTTAAGTCAAACAAGCCGAATTATATAACCAAGTAAAACAAGAAATTGCACATTTTTTGTACGGTAGTTCAACTCGGCATGAAAAATGTTTAAGTCTAGCTAGTTACTATACTATATTAATGATCATCACAAttcaaatgaattttaaaataatatactatatatatatatttatgtagcCTCATGGAAAATATGTAACCGAGGACCTAAATTTTGTGACATATAGTGCTTTTAtacgatataaaaaaacaacattatttatatgaattcatGAGTTATTATCATCACCATAGTTACAACAATTAGTGTAATTCTTTTTTAGCTACACGTAGTACGTACAACTAAACTatctttttcaaattaaatatttaaaatctattgacaaaaaaaaaacgtgtataaattttcatattaattagaAGTACATTTTTTGTTACTTGTGTTATTCGGATATCGATTTGAGAATTTTGTAATTGTTTGCTATGTGGGTGTGTGGCTTGAACCTGCTGCATGCTACAAGATTGATATATTTGCAGGGCTGAAATTGTagtgataatattatttattagtatttttttaatttgttatattttcaattattcttttttattgaagaaaattcTCAGAATCAACGTACTACAAGAAGTTAGTGAGCTAGAATTCAAAGTAATTCGAAAAAACGATCCAAAAATCTAATGAGACccaaaatctaaataaaattcaatccaATCACAATGAATAACATTCCAACGAGGTTCTTATAGAATCCTTGTAGGCaaacaaacaagaaaaaacattaattttactactatttgcATTATCACCGTTTTGAGACTCTGGTCGCCATTTTCATGctttgagcattttttttaaaatatatttttttttatataaaaaaagagtgcCATCGTCTATAATTTCATGCAAATTCACCGCAAAATCGATCGATCTTGTCAGATCTTCCTACCTAGATGTTCTACTTCATTTGATATCTGATCATATCTCTTACACCATCTATGATTTATATACAagttaattaatgaaaaactaaAGACAAAAGGCTGTAATTGAGAATcccaatttcaattccaaatgCATTTTGACCAATAGCTTGGCTCTTTTGCAACTTAAATTATCTGTCCAAATTTAACAATCATGTGCATTTAAAGCACAGCCCGCAATCAAAGGTATATTTCTTGGCCAAACCAAAGATTatggttgtaattttattatgtgattAGTCGGTTGCATTATTAGGGCGGTTATTAATTAATCGCCTACATAATTGcagttattaatatttttaaaaggcCTTGTCTGAGTTAGTTTTAGACTACTAGTTGTACAGTTGACATCACTCTTTTAATAATCACTCACCTTCCTAATTTATTTAGCATTTTATTGATGCTAATGGTGGTGTGATTACTCATGTTTCCTCTGCAATTAAGGATTAATCAAATCTAAATCAACCTTCTAATTAGCCGGCACTTTAcgttaattattttaagtaCGGCAAGTATTACGTACAAAAAACATTGActcattattaaatttttctcCACTAATTACGATtcttagagagaaaaattctTTAGGTATACTATTATTAACGTTAACTTAGATTTAATCAGTACATATTTAAAACACCAAACTGGATTAATTTTAGTGCATAGTAGTATATgagtatcaaataaatttagagTGAATTATATAGGAAACAATTATTGGGTGGAGCTCATGTGAGAGAAATAAgataaacaatatttattctGGTCAACACACAAATGATATCCATCGATATTAATTTAGATTACTTTGTATAGACAAATCAAGATGAAATGCGTATCTAAATAATCGAATACTACAATCTCGAAGAGTGTACTAGCTGTTATATccgaaaattagaaaatggaGTACTTCTTAATATTTCAAGTCCACACTTTATATTTCGAGACCTCAACTTAATATTCACGTGAactgaaaatatatagtagtactgtATATACTCTCTCAAATTAGAAAAACAATTCTAGAATGTGAAAAATGCATTAAATTGATGTTAGtctatacacatatatactAGATTGTAATCCCCTGAGATATGGTCTGATCATACACTATTCCCAAAATCCTGAAAATCGTACAACAGAAATAGATAGGTTGAGGTGTTGAGGAGGAAACATAAGTGCTGTGGAGTCAGAGGCCGATTAATATGGACCAGTAGCTAGCAAGGTCAGTTGATCCCACTTGGGTATGTCCTGCCAACGGATTTTGCATTGACGTTGTCGATAATTATGATTAACGacaaatatttggattttacCGATAAAAAGTATCCGTCAATAAAACTCACTTTTCGTGTGGCGTTGGGACAGACGatgaagaaacaagaaaaatgactataaaaaagaaaaaaaaaggggttAGACAGGGCTCCATTCCGCCcgcatatatatgtataattattgTAGCAACAATGTACTCCTGAGATTGAGTGAAGTAAATGAAACCTCTACACAAATTCCAGGAACTCTGCTGGAAATCACCCTCCACGTGAttcacttattttactattctacaactattttaaaaattattattatacattttcttttgcatGGATCTGGAATCATAAACTATATAATCACTCCACCTTCATTAAATTTCCACAGCTATACCAAATATGCATACTCTTTATAATCCTCAACCCCTAGCtaactactactagtatatactactatatttataggAGCTACCATTTACATTATAGTAGCTCAGTTGAAAATacctatctatatatatttaaacattttataacGGCTGTCGCATTTTTTTGTCTAAATAGTGATTATAAATGTTTATTAATTGCAGAGAGTTTGAAGATTTTGGATTATAAGAGTGGTGTTGAATTAGTTTGGTTAGATAGGGCCACCTAATTAATGTAACGCATATAACAAGTGATGGCCGCCAGCTTTTATAATCTATATATGCATGAACGTATATTAACctatacttttatattttatttttccaattatgAAATTAGAGAAACCACatgaatttattcaatataatagtattttttaggCGAAAAGGCCTATCATATCAACTATTAACTACTAGTGTTTCATCAATTCGGTGCATGGCATTGTATGATTATAACATTTATTAACAATCCAACCGtttgaaattaaaactaaCTAATATTACCATGTAGATTTGATTAAATGCGTGACTCTAACTAATTAGCTAGCATTACACATTACacggagagggagagagagaaatataaACATGATGAACAATTGAACATGAATCTGCCTCATAGATATTTCTAACCTCTACCTATATAAATAGGTAGATGCATATCCCCACATTGCCATTTTAGGTTGAGCATGGGTCTATTGTATCACATACAATTAGCTACACCAACTGTTAATAtaaccaaattaataaaacatacTATAACACACtcattattaatttgtcaTCTCAGACACATCCCAACTATACTCATAGCAAAAAATTGGCAAGCGACATTGCAGTAGCACAGAAGTTGTTTTGAACATAacttcaacaaaaattatccaaaattattaaacatCAGACTACAATACATGCAAGTAAACAAAAGCATATAAACACCACGCATCTCTGCTCATTATTTTACAAAAGAAATGCCATTAGCCAAAGCAATTGGCGAGTAGCAACAACAATGAGACagtacaaaacaaaaatacatgcaaaaaaacaatataatcaCTCTAAAAAACAAGTTAAACGTCATATTCAAGATCACTATATAAGAAAACATCAAACTAACGCAATAAAACATAAGTAAATGAACAACACACGTCTTGATGTCATCTGATACCATCTGATACCATCTACCAAAGGAATCTGACACATCCCCACTCATActcatatattataaatttatgaaccCTAATATTTCTTACTAAATTGCTTCAAGAGCAACAAAATTGTGTGTACCTAACTGCTACTTTGTCCATGTTATGAAACAAAACAGAGTAGATAATTAGTTTAATGCAAGGCTAATGTCATGCCTCCCACCATAATGCagtaaataaagaaatgatCATAGCAAcattagttatttaattatattatttaattaaatgagaCATGCAATATGTTGGTGTGGTCTTATGTCACGAAGGCTGTCTGTCTGCAGCAGTGGGAGTTGCCGAGGCCGCCGGCAGCCCGTCGCTGTCGCGGACCAACATCTTTACCGGAAAAGGGCCGCTTGGTTGGATCCCTCTGACCGCTGACGTGGCCCCCCCGTGGGCCCCACCTTCACCCCATCCATGCAGCCGGGGCTACGTGTCCGGGCCCCACCCTTGTCCCCTCCTCCCACTGCATTACTCTATTTACCGAACTACCCCTCCCCTCATCTTTTTCTACTTCTCTTCCTCCTTTTACCATACAGCCCTCCCCCACGTTTTTTCGCCCCGCTGACGTGGCACGTGACGTGGCGCCTCTGTTCCCccctatatataccccctCCCTTCCTCCATTCTCTTCACCACCATCTTTccttcaaaaaattaaactactctCTCTAGTTTCCAATAACATTCTGTAGTCTCTCTctcaatataaaattcaatccctctctctcctctctagaaaacaaaaatggcGGTTGACTCGATTTTGTCGTCTCCATTGGGCCCTCCGGCATGCGAAAAGGACGCAAAGGCCCTTCAGTTCATCGAAGAGATGACTCGCAACGCCGACTCCGTTCAGGAAAATGTGCTGGCGCAGATCCTTCGCCGGAACGCCGACACCGAGTATCTAAGGAGCTTCAATCTCGACGGAGCCACGGATCGCGAAACCTTCAAATCCAAAATCCCCATGGTCACCTACGAAGATCTCCAGCCCTTCATCCAGAGAATCGCCGACGGCGACCGCTCCCCCATTCTCTCTTCTCACCCCGTCTCCGAGTTTCTCACAAGGTAAATTTCCCCCTCTGATTCCAATTATCACAAAAATCAACACGTAATTGAAGGATTCATCGCTAATTAACGTCTAATTGAACAGCTCTGGAACTTCAGCCGGTGAGAGAAAACTGATGCCGACGATTAAAGAGGAATTGGACCGTCGCCAGCTTCTGTACAGCCTCCTCATGCCGGTTATGAACCTGTGAGTTTTCAGCATaattaatggagtagtataatttaatttggatggGGACGAGTGATGATGACAAAATGCATGTATGGATGAAACAGATACGTGAATGGACTGGACAAGGGGAAAGGGCTCTACTTCCTGTTCATCAAGTCGGAGACAAAGACACCGGGTGGGCTCCTGGCCCGACCCGTCCTCACGAGCTACTACAAAAGCGACCACTTCAAGACCCGGCCCCACGACCCGTACAACGTCTACACCAGCCCCAACGAGGCCATCCTCTGCCCCGACTCCTTCCAGAGCATGTACACCCAGATGCTCTGCGGCCTCTACGACCGCCTCCAGGTCCTCCGCGTCGGCGCCGTCTTCGCCTCCGGCCTCCTCCGCGCCATCCGCTTCCTCCAGCTCAACTGGCGCCAGCTCGCCGACGACATCCGGGCCGGCTCACTCAACCCCAAAGTCACCGACCCGGATATCGTGACCTGTATGGCCCGGATCCTCCGACCCGACCCGGAACTCGCGGACTTCATAGTCTCCGAGTGCTCCAAGGAGAAATGGGAGAGGATCATCACCAGAATCTGGCCCAACACAAAATATCTCGACGTCATCGTCACCGGAGCCATGGCGCAGTACATTCCGACGCTTGACTACTACAGCGGCGGCCTTCCGAAGGCGTGCACGATGTACGCGTCTTCGGAGTGCTACTTCGGGCTCAACCTCAACCCGATGTCGAAGCCTTCCGAGGTTTCTTATACCATCATGCCAAACATGGCCTACTTTGAGTTCCTGCCCCATGAGGCAGCGCCAGCGCCTGTGCCCCCGCAGCTGGTTGATCTGGCTGACGTGGAGGTGGGGAAGGAGTACGAGCTGGTGATAACGACGTACGCGGGGCTGTACCGGTACCACGTGGGGGATATCCTCCGCGTGACGGGGTTCCACAACGCGGCGCCGCAGTTCCAGTTCGTGAGGCGGAAGAACGTGCTGCTGAGCATAGACTCGGACAAGACGGACGAGGCGGAGCTGCAGGCGGCGGTGGAGAGCGCGTCGCGGCTGCTGAAGGGGTGCGAGACGAGCGTGGTGGAGTACACGAGCTACGCGGACACGGCGACCATCCCGGGGCACTACGTGGTGTACTGGGAGCTGCTGGCGAGGGAGGCCACGGCGGGGCCCACGGGGGAGGTGATGGAGAGGTGCTGCTTGGAGATGGAGGAGTGCCTCAACTCGGTGTACAGGCAGTGCAGGGTGGCGGACGGGTCGATCGGGGCGCTGGAGATCCGGGTGGTAAGGAACGGGACGTTCGAGGAGCTCATGGACTACGCCATCTCCCGCGGCGCGTCGATCAACCAGTACAAGGTGCCCAGGTGCGTGACCTTCACGCCCATCACCGAGCTGCTCGACTCGCGGGTGCTGTCCACGCACTTCAGCCCTTCCTTGCCACACTGGGCCCCCGACCGCCGCCGCAGTTAGGGGAATTTCGTGAACAAGTCAATGCCGAAATGCAtcagagaattttttttttttttttttttttttttttggtaattgtGATTAGGTGTGTAAAGTAGGAAAGCAATAGGTGTTGTGTGGTGCGGTTAACCTGTGAAAATGATGGTAGTGTTTTCAGCAGGGGTTGGTTTCTATGCACTGAACTTGTTTATGTTTCTTCCGTTCAAGCAACGATGATGATGAGATGGGATAGTTATGGaattttacctttttcattttcttaatctgtttttttttgggatacGGTTTTAACAATCCTATCCTTCCCTTGAAATGGGGATTTTAATTTCGTCACTATTCGGCCATTATGagaaatcaaatattcaaatgcaTCACAGCAACCACTCACAACATGAAGAGACTAATTACATTGGTTGACATATATAGATGTACTTATCTTtatcaatcaataaatttaaagcaTTGCAAGTAATTATCTTAGTATTGTGACTTACTTAGaacatccaacaacaaacTAACTCAGTATTTTTCCGTTATATTCACGAGCCtcagtaatattttttacttaacATTTACTACTTAGAATATAGGTCGGACATTGAGCTTTTTCTTAACAAGGTTTTGAACCTTGGTGCCAAAAAAGTGGAGTAAATCAATAGTGTAAAACAACAGTAAATCTttgaattagaaaaataattgagcGACTCTTGAACCTTAGCCACAGCTTGAGCCTTCGTCTATCTTCGACAATGGCGATAAGCCCTCTAATTCAACTGTATTTGGGGCGACTCGGCCTATGAACAGGTTATGCTCTTGCtcttaactaattttaagattGATGTGAATAAccgttttattataataaaacaacCTTTTATCATAGaatgttttttattctttctcttcttccttttcCAAGGTATGCATTTAACTCGATCGTAATATATTTAGTAGTCCATGCATTATGGACTTTATTAtcttgaattgaaaaaaaatattttagatattgtAAGCAAATGTATTGCTTTTATTCAACATATGAcccatatattttgtatttccAACAGCCATCACATTATgattcaattatataaatatgttgtttaattataatttattcttgtttttttatttgccGGAAACGGCTGTTAAATTCTATACACATTTTAAGGTTGAAATGAATTAAAGAAATTTCACGTGGGCCGAGATTTAGATATATAGACTTTGTGCATGCCATGCATTCAACATAGCATGTGAAGTTTTTCATTTACTTgcattttctatttcaattcATTAAGCCAGGAATTCTTCAACAGCTAGAACATAATACCCAAATTTAGCCTTCTAGCTAGGTTATATCTTtggattattttaatttccaatATTTTAGTAATGTGAGTAGTGCATACTAGTATAAGAACTAGCTAGTGCACCCAACATGGGGTGTtgattgatattaatattataaaatcgacttgttatattaataattgagTACTAGTCCAAAATTTCCGagacataaattaatttgaggGCACCTACTGCTCTATATTTTAGACTCTCACATCtaactttataattttctttatttctagACTTGACTTGATGTTGTCATAATTAGATAGTAACCACTAT harbors:
- the LOC125217919 gene encoding probable indole-3-acetic acid-amido synthetase GH3.1, which encodes MAVDSILSSPLGPPACEKDAKALQFIEEMTRNADSVQENVLAQILRRNADTEYLRSFNLDGATDRETFKSKIPMVTYEDLQPFIQRIADGDRSPILSSHPVSEFLTSSGTSAGERKLMPTIKEELDRRQLLYSLLMPVMNLYVNGLDKGKGLYFLFIKSETKTPGGLLARPVLTSYYKSDHFKTRPHDPYNVYTSPNEAILCPDSFQSMYTQMLCGLYDRLQVLRVGAVFASGLLRAIRFLQLNWRQLADDIRAGSLNPKVTDPDIVTCMARILRPDPELADFIVSECSKEKWERIITRIWPNTKYLDVIVTGAMAQYIPTLDYYSGGLPKACTMYASSECYFGLNLNPMSKPSEVSYTIMPNMAYFEFLPHEAAPAPVPPQLVDLADVEVGKEYELVITTYAGLYRYHVGDILRVTGFHNAAPQFQFVRRKNVLLSIDSDKTDEAELQAAVESASRLLKGCETSVVEYTSYADTATIPGHYVVYWELLAREATAGPTGEVMERCCLEMEECLNSVYRQCRVADGSIGALEIRVVRNGTFEELMDYAISRGASINQYKVPRCVTFTPITELLDSRVLSTHFSPSLPHWAPDRRRS